The following are from one region of the Stanieria sp. NIES-3757 genome:
- a CDS encoding amino acid adenylation domain protein: MNQLAHSFVTSSHNYFSVVQLLRQQSRKQANADAFIFLEDGESQETKVTYQKLDLRSRQIAAHLQGLGLRGERALLLYPSGLDYLAAFFGCLYAGVIAVPAYPPKNQRNTPRIQAIITDSEAAIALTTKTLVPKMESWLGDLQWLATDDLEAGIEENWQELDLDRDTIAFLQYTSGSTGTPKGVMVSHGNLLHNAEMTYRWMGHSPKSKFVSWLPIYHDMGLIGGILQPLYGGFPCVLMSPTSFLQRPYRWLQAISKYQGTTSGAPNFAYELCVRKISAEQRSCLDLSSWQVAFNGAEPIRHETLKEFAATFAECGFREEAFYPCYGMAEATLLVSGGDREKKGKRDKEVLYRNKAVDKLALTEDRIIEVFEENRNSKTLVGCGSSIPGQKIVIVNPETLTRCENNCVGEIWVTGDSVAKGYWNRLEETEEVFHGIAQRRKEETRKENVVEKSQGISGADFLPVSPSPYLPTSDTDTSVEQHHFLRTGDLGFLDDSGELFVTGRLKDLIIIRGRNLYPQDLELTAQRSHNALRLDSNAAFTVEIDNDEKLVIVQELEFRAKPNLEEVITSIRQTVTETHEIEVYGVVLIKPGSIPKTSSGKIQRRATRSKFLEGKLNTVASSSLETQEFVDTENSLTKEELLQFSPQEFLTQYLQLQIARVLKRLPQDINLDSSLTSLGLDSLKVFELKNQIEADLEVTIAIADLFSGLTTRSLSTKILAQLESTSSSKSTSLQKISTSNNIHPVSFAQARLWFLDRLKSGNPAYNISFAVQIEGKLEVQALENSLNQVIARHEILRTSFATSEGKPVQVIHPHLRVTLSVVDGQKLDCFPSESIGQKYLDINLITTQEHQQPFDLTQIPLLRLKLLRLASEKHLLLLTMHHIIADGLSAEVFMTEVALHYQRLSVPELAIQYKDFVYWQQQSFQEQKLIDYWKQKLKDAPPLLQLPTDRPRPPVQTYQGKSQSWELPASLTQQLKNLAKQENVTLFMLLLAAFKTLLYRYTGQEDLLVGSPIANRNHEKLQDLIGFFVNTVVLRSNLAGNPSFLDLLSQIRQIALEAYAHQDLPFDKLVEVLQPERNLSYTPLFQVMFAWQNAPQLPTIPDLTLSEFKVDPQIAQFDLSVSIENAAERLIATFEYNTDLFDDETIRRMVSHYQNLLIGIVTNPQAKLSDLPLLSNQEKQQILIDWNPTPVDYSQVSIQQLFETQVKQNPDAVAVVFDNQQLTYQQLNHQANQLAHYLQEIGIKPEVLVGVYLERSLEVFIAVLGIIKAGGTYLPLDPEYPTERIAWMLEDASPSVILSQEYLRKNLPNHSAKFICLDSEWDNISQKSSENLEIQITSENAVYTIYTSGSTGKPKGVVCTYGGLVNTYLAWQNSNLLPDSNNNCFLQMASFSFDVFTGDLIKALCSGAKLVICPKELLLEPKKFYQFMLQKKVNCADFVPAVLINLVNYLEQAKQTLDFMKLLIVGSDSWYVRDYQRVKNLCGLNTKLINAYGVSEATIDSTYFEAESLDLSSDRIVSIGRPFPNTLVYLLDHNLQPVPIGVWGEIYLGGVSLARGYLNNSELTKKKFIPNPFLNVGIFHEISLKNSTLYKTGDKARYLPDGNIEFLERIDNQIKIRGFRIEITEIEAVINKYQDIKQAVVIVDNEDSNNKTLVAYLVLQQPETDKLTEELIQKLRVYLKEHLPDYMIPTNWQLLKELPLTANGKIDRKFFKTIKLENNLQITPTTNLPRNQQEQIISQIWQEILQRENIDVNDNFFDVGGHSLLLAQVQKKLESSFQINLTITDLFKYPSISSLATYLNQRENNSFTITNRNNSEQLINRIDKQKTAIARRKQARRASK; encoded by the coding sequence ATGAATCAACTCGCCCATAGCTTCGTAACTAGTTCTCATAACTACTTTTCGGTTGTCCAACTTCTGCGCCAGCAAAGTCGTAAACAAGCTAATGCTGATGCTTTTATTTTTTTAGAAGATGGGGAAAGTCAAGAAACTAAAGTTACTTATCAAAAGTTAGATCTGCGTAGTCGGCAAATTGCTGCTCACCTTCAAGGATTAGGATTAAGAGGAGAAAGAGCCTTATTACTTTATCCTTCAGGATTAGATTATTTAGCAGCTTTTTTTGGATGTTTGTATGCAGGAGTAATTGCTGTTCCTGCTTATCCTCCAAAAAATCAAAGAAATACGCCTAGGATACAAGCTATTATAACTGATTCAGAAGCTGCGATCGCTTTAACCACAAAGACACTTGTACCTAAAATGGAGTCTTGGTTAGGGGATTTACAATGGCTGGCTACAGACGATTTAGAGGCAGGGATTGAAGAGAATTGGCAAGAATTAGATTTAGACCGAGATACAATTGCTTTTCTACAATATACATCGGGTTCGACAGGTACACCGAAAGGAGTCATGGTAAGTCATGGCAATTTACTGCACAATGCAGAGATGACTTATCGTTGGATGGGACATTCACCGAAGAGTAAGTTTGTTTCTTGGCTGCCGATTTATCATGATATGGGATTGATTGGTGGGATTTTGCAACCTTTGTATGGTGGTTTTCCCTGTGTTTTGATGTCGCCTACTTCTTTTTTACAACGTCCTTATCGTTGGTTACAAGCTATTTCTAAATATCAAGGAACTACAAGTGGTGCACCCAATTTTGCGTATGAACTATGTGTGAGAAAGATTAGTGCTGAACAACGTTCCTGTTTAGATTTAAGTAGTTGGCAGGTAGCATTTAATGGTGCCGAACCTATTCGCCATGAAACTTTAAAGGAATTTGCTGCAACTTTTGCTGAATGTGGCTTTCGTGAGGAGGCTTTTTATCCTTGTTATGGGATGGCGGAAGCAACTTTGTTGGTTTCTGGAGGAGATAGGGAGAAAAAGGGAAAAAGAGACAAAGAGGTTTTATATCGTAATAAAGCTGTAGATAAGTTGGCTTTGACTGAAGATCGAATTATAGAAGTCTTTGAAGAAAATAGAAATAGTAAAACTTTAGTTGGTTGCGGTAGTAGTATTCCTGGGCAAAAAATTGTCATTGTTAATCCTGAAACTTTGACTCGCTGTGAAAATAATTGTGTCGGGGAGATTTGGGTTACTGGGGATAGTGTTGCTAAGGGTTATTGGAATCGTTTAGAAGAGACTGAAGAAGTATTTCACGGCATAGCGCAGAGACGCAAAGAAGAGACAAGGAAAGAGAATGTAGTTGAAAAAAGCCAAGGGATTTCTGGGGCTGATTTTCTCCCCGTCTCTCCATCTCCTTATCTCCCCACCAGCGATACTGATACATCTGTTGAACAACATCATTTTTTGCGTACTGGTGATTTGGGTTTTCTAGATGATTCGGGGGAGTTGTTTGTTACTGGTAGACTGAAAGATTTAATTATTATCAGGGGGCGTAATCTTTATCCGCAAGATCTTGAATTAACTGCCCAAAGAAGTCATAATGCTTTGCGTTTGGATAGTAATGCAGCTTTTACGGTAGAGATAGACAATGATGAAAAATTAGTAATTGTACAAGAGTTAGAGTTTCGCGCTAAACCTAATCTGGAAGAAGTAATTACATCTATTCGTCAAACTGTAACCGAAACCCATGAGATAGAAGTTTATGGCGTAGTTTTAATTAAACCAGGTTCGATTCCCAAAACTTCGAGTGGTAAAATTCAACGTCGGGCGACTCGGAGCAAGTTTTTAGAGGGTAAATTAAATACAGTTGCTAGTAGTAGTTTAGAAACTCAAGAATTTGTTGACACAGAAAATAGTTTAACTAAAGAAGAACTTTTACAGTTTTCCCCACAAGAATTTTTAACCCAATATCTGCAATTACAAATCGCCCGAGTACTAAAAAGATTACCTCAAGACATTAATTTAGATAGTTCTTTAACTTCTTTAGGACTTGATTCTTTAAAAGTCTTTGAATTAAAAAATCAGATCGAAGCTGACTTAGAAGTAACAATCGCGATCGCGGATTTGTTTTCTGGATTAACCACGCGATCGCTTTCTACTAAAATATTAGCTCAACTGGAATCAACTAGTTCTTCAAAATCAACATCTCTTCAAAAAATTAGTACTAGTAATAATATTCATCCAGTTTCTTTTGCTCAAGCTAGACTCTGGTTTTTAGATCGTCTTAAATCTGGTAATCCTGCCTATAATATCTCGTTTGCGGTGCAGATTGAAGGCAAACTGGAAGTTCAGGCTTTAGAAAACTCTCTTAATCAGGTTATTGCTAGACACGAAATACTGAGAACTTCTTTTGCTACATCAGAAGGGAAACCCGTACAAGTAATTCATCCTCATCTAAGAGTCACTTTGTCAGTAGTTGACGGGCAGAAACTTGATTGTTTTCCATCTGAAAGTATTGGGCAAAAATATCTTGATATTAATTTAATTACAACACAGGAACATCAACAGCCTTTCGATCTGACTCAAATACCTCTGTTACGACTGAAATTATTACGGCTTGCTTCAGAAAAACATCTTTTACTGTTGACGATGCATCATATTATTGCTGATGGTTTGTCAGCAGAAGTCTTCATGACAGAAGTTGCTCTACATTATCAGAGATTATCTGTACCAGAATTAGCAATCCAGTATAAAGACTTTGTTTATTGGCAACAGCAATCATTTCAAGAACAGAAATTAATTGATTATTGGAAGCAAAAACTAAAAGATGCACCGCCTCTGTTACAACTACCTACAGATCGACCTAGACCACCAGTACAAACTTATCAAGGCAAAAGTCAATCTTGGGAATTACCAGCAAGCTTAACGCAACAGCTAAAAAACCTTGCTAAACAAGAAAACGTCACCTTGTTTATGTTGCTGCTAGCAGCATTCAAAACCTTACTCTATCGCTACACTGGGCAAGAAGATTTGCTCGTTGGTTCGCCTATTGCTAATCGCAACCATGAAAAATTACAAGATTTAATTGGCTTTTTTGTTAATACTGTAGTTCTGCGGAGTAACTTAGCAGGAAATCCCAGTTTCCTAGACTTATTATCACAAATCCGTCAGATAGCACTAGAAGCTTACGCCCATCAAGATTTACCTTTTGATAAATTAGTAGAAGTATTACAACCAGAAAGAAATTTAAGCTATACACCTTTGTTTCAGGTGATGTTTGCTTGGCAAAATGCACCTCAGTTACCAACAATTCCCGATTTAACTTTGAGTGAATTTAAAGTCGATCCTCAAATAGCACAATTCGATCTCAGTGTATCAATTGAAAATGCAGCAGAAAGATTAATTGCTACTTTTGAATACAATACGGATTTATTTGATGATGAAACTATTAGGAGGATGGTAAGTCATTATCAAAACTTGTTAATTGGAATAGTAACTAATCCTCAAGCCAAATTATCAGATTTACCTTTATTATCGAACCAAGAAAAACAACAAATACTAATTGATTGGAATCCAACCCCAGTTGATTATTCACAAGTTTCAATTCAACAACTTTTTGAAACACAAGTAAAGCAAAATCCTGATGCTGTAGCAGTAGTTTTTGATAATCAACAATTAACCTATCAACAGTTAAACCATCAGGCAAATCAACTAGCTCATTATCTACAAGAAATCGGTATAAAACCAGAAGTATTAGTTGGGGTTTATTTAGAACGTTCTTTAGAAGTTTTTATTGCTGTTTTAGGAATTATTAAAGCAGGTGGTACTTATCTTCCTCTCGATCCCGAATATCCTACTGAAAGAATCGCTTGGATGTTAGAAGATGCTTCTCCATCGGTTATTTTGTCGCAAGAATATCTAAGAAAAAATTTACCAAATCATTCGGCTAAATTTATTTGTTTGGATTCTGAATGGGACAATATTAGTCAGAAAAGTTCAGAAAATTTAGAAATTCAGATCACATCAGAAAATGCTGTCTATACAATTTATACTTCGGGTTCGACAGGTAAACCTAAAGGCGTAGTTTGTACCTACGGTGGTTTAGTTAATACTTATCTAGCTTGGCAAAACTCTAACTTGTTACCTGATAGTAATAACAATTGTTTTTTACAAATGGCGAGTTTCTCCTTTGATGTTTTTACAGGAGATTTAATTAAAGCCTTATGTTCGGGAGCGAAATTAGTAATTTGTCCTAAAGAGTTGCTCTTAGAACCAAAAAAATTTTATCAATTTATGCTCCAAAAAAAGGTTAATTGTGCTGATTTTGTACCAGCAGTATTAATTAATTTAGTTAACTATTTGGAGCAGGCAAAACAAACTTTAGATTTTATGAAATTGTTGATAGTTGGTTCTGATAGCTGGTACGTCAGAGACTATCAAAGAGTTAAAAACTTATGTGGTTTAAATACTAAATTAATTAATGCCTATGGTGTTAGTGAAGCAACTATCGATAGTACTTATTTTGAAGCTGAAAGCTTAGATTTATCAAGCGATCGCATTGTTTCTATTGGTCGTCCTTTTCCTAATACCCTAGTTTATTTATTAGATCATAATTTACAACCAGTTCCCATTGGAGTTTGGGGTGAAATTTATCTCGGTGGTGTTAGTTTAGCTAGAGGATATTTAAATAATTCTGAATTAACCAAAAAGAAATTTATTCCTAACCCGTTTTTGAACGTAGGAATATTTCATGAAATATCCCTAAAGAATTCAACATTATACAAAACTGGAGATAAAGCCCGATATCTACCTGATGGTAATATTGAATTTTTAGAGAGAATTGATAATCAGATTAAAATTCGAGGTTTTCGGATTGAAATAACTGAAATTGAAGCAGTTATAAATAAATATCAAGATATTAAACAAGCTGTAGTTATTGTTGACAATGAAGACTCAAATAACAAAACTTTGGTAGCTTATCTAGTTCTACAACAACCAGAAACAGATAAATTAACAGAAGAATTAATTCAAAAATTAAGAGTTTATTTAAAAGAACATTTACCCGATTACATGATTCCTACTAATTGGCAATTATTGAAAGAATTACCTTTAACTGCCAATGGTAAGATTGATCGGAAGTTTTTTAAAACAATTAAGCTCGAGAACAATTTACAAATTACCCCTACTACAAATTTACCTCGTAATCAACAAGAGCAAATAATCTCCCAAATTTGGCAAGAAATACTTCAGAGAGAAAACATTGATGTTAATGATAACTTTTTTGATGTAGGTGGTCATTCTTTACTGTTAGCTCAAGTACAAAAAAAACTAGAAAGTTCTTTCCAAATAAATTTAACTATTACGGATTTATTTAAATATCCCAGTATTAGTTCTTTAGCTACTTATTTAAATCAAAGAGAAAATAATTCTTTCACAATAACTAACCGCAATAATTCTGAGCAACTTATTAATCGCATTGACAAACAAAAAACCGCGATCGCTCGTAGAAAGCAAGCACGGAGGGCAAGCAAATAA
- a CDS encoding beta-ketoacyl synthase, with protein sequence MNSVASLNTEESIAIIGMDGRFPGAKNIDQFWENIKKGKESITHLTDEQLLASGVEQTVINDPNYVKAGAFLEDIDRFDANFFGYNPKEASASDPQHRIFLECAYSALEDAGYNPDKYTGKIGIFAGVGWNNYLLFNLNPNEDFFKTALGYQTVIGNEKDFLTTRISYLLNLTGISIDIQTACSTSLVATSMACQSLLTYQSDIALAGGISISHLKKTGYLYQEGGILSPDGHCRAFDAQAQGTVPGSGVGVVILKRLEDALADGDCIHAIIRGSAINNDGASKIGYTAPSIDGQAEVIAEALALAEVEPETISYIETHGTGTPLGDPIEIAALNQVFQDHTDKKSYCALGSVKTNIGHLDAAAGITGLIKTVLALKHKQIPPSLHFQQPNPKIDWANSPFYVNTELKEWKTPGYPRRAGVSSFGIGGTNVHVVLEEAIVEETRRQRDKERGRKSDLLVISAKTESALETATDNLVKYLQKHPELDLADVAYTLQVGRKEFNYRRMVVGKDVAGIAIALESRNPQRVLTHCTQQERYSIVFMFPGQGSQYVNMGKELYETEPVFREWIDRCCQLLEPELGLDLRSLLYPVGAIHESPLPNSPLQQTEITQPALFVIEYALAQLWMSWGIKPEAAIGHSIGEYVAATIAGVMSLEDALHLVARRGKLIQQMPPGSMLAVSLSETEVSSLLNDELSLAASNAPNLCVISGSHEAIAKLQNQLNEQGIECRHLHTSHAFHSSMMNDAIAPFQQEVAKVKLNPPQMPFISCVTGTWITAAEATEPHYWAKHIRETVRFATGVNKLLQDSHQILLEVGAGRTLSTLVRRNFSQATGQIVLSSLPHPKEQVSDNAFILNMLGRLWLAGVEIDWCNFSAHQKRRRVPLPTYPFERQRYWIDSKEAGVQKSRGAEENISKKINISDWFYVPTWKSVPLVQTNNLSQERYLVFVDSSGIGEQIVEQLRRNGTEVSAVYCGDKFSQDDRNYKINPTNPEDYHCLLEAISLTNNIPTKIIYLWSFLPPRASERSLPISLSPSHPYTQSFYSLIYLTQALEQEQPKHKIQIVIGTNNLYDIIGNETLFYEQATLLGALKVISQEYAYLNCRQVDFVISESKPNSSIKQLITECTTDSKDRIVAYRGNRRWVQTFEPIPLAKNTQEKSKLRQKGVYLITGGMGGVGLVLAEYLARTVQAKLILLGRSQLPAKDTWDEWLSTHNAENSLSQKMLKIRDLEALGAEVLPLTADICDRTSMQKAIALALKRFGNINGVIHAAGVAGGGIIQLKTPEVAENVFAPKVTGTLILNKVLAEIDLDFLVLCSSLSSVVGGFGQADYSGANAFLDVFARCNHSNCHTVAINWDAWQEVGMAVNTEIPPEMKQWQADNLKNGLLSAEAVDVFERALSSELAQVIVSTQDLATVIEQNNNFLATYIQKPDSIPAAAQNPSKNYVAPSNKIEKTIAKIWQEVIGFEKIGIHDNFFELGGHSLLAVQVTARLREVFQLDLPLRTLLFEAPTIGQLAVAIANQITPAAESEEIEQLLAEIESLSPEELEQELAQKS encoded by the coding sequence ATGAATAGTGTAGCAAGTTTGAATACTGAAGAAAGTATTGCAATTATCGGTATGGATGGTCGTTTCCCTGGGGCTAAAAATATCGACCAGTTCTGGGAAAATATAAAAAAAGGTAAAGAATCAATTACCCATTTAACTGACGAGCAATTATTAGCTAGTGGCGTAGAGCAAACTGTTATCAATGATCCGAATTATGTTAAAGCAGGAGCATTTTTAGAAGATATTGATCGCTTTGATGCTAATTTTTTTGGTTACAATCCTAAAGAAGCATCCGCGAGCGATCCACAACATCGTATCTTTTTAGAATGTGCCTATTCTGCTTTAGAAGATGCTGGTTACAATCCAGATAAATATACGGGTAAAATTGGTATTTTTGCTGGAGTAGGTTGGAATAATTATTTATTATTTAATCTCAATCCTAATGAAGATTTTTTCAAAACAGCTTTGGGTTATCAAACAGTAATTGGTAACGAAAAAGATTTTTTAACGACTCGTATTTCTTATCTTTTAAATTTAACAGGAATAAGTATTGATATACAAACAGCTTGTTCCACATCTTTAGTTGCTACTTCAATGGCTTGTCAAAGCTTATTAACTTATCAATCTGACATAGCTTTGGCAGGAGGAATTAGTATTTCTCACCTCAAGAAAACGGGATATTTGTATCAGGAAGGTGGCATTTTATCACCTGATGGGCATTGCCGTGCTTTTGATGCCCAAGCACAGGGAACTGTACCAGGAAGTGGGGTTGGTGTAGTTATTTTAAAACGATTAGAAGATGCTTTGGCTGACGGCGATTGCATTCATGCCATCATTCGCGGTTCGGCTATTAATAATGATGGTGCTAGTAAAATTGGTTATACTGCTCCTAGCATCGATGGACAAGCAGAAGTAATTGCCGAGGCTTTAGCTTTAGCAGAAGTTGAACCCGAAACGATTTCTTATATTGAAACTCACGGTACGGGGACTCCTTTAGGAGATCCGATTGAAATTGCTGCATTAAACCAAGTTTTTCAAGATCACACTGATAAAAAAAGTTATTGCGCTCTTGGTTCAGTCAAAACTAATATCGGGCATTTAGACGCAGCAGCAGGAATTACGGGATTAATTAAAACTGTTTTGGCACTTAAACACAAGCAGATTCCTCCTAGCTTGCATTTTCAGCAACCTAATCCGAAAATTGATTGGGCTAATAGTCCTTTTTACGTCAATACTGAATTAAAAGAATGGAAAACCCCAGGATATCCTAGACGGGCAGGGGTTAGCTCTTTTGGGATTGGTGGTACTAATGTTCATGTGGTATTGGAGGAAGCAATCGTTGAGGAGACGCGGAGACAAAGAGACAAAGAGAGGGGGAGAAAATCCGATCTGTTGGTGATCTCTGCAAAAACCGAATCTGCCTTGGAAACAGCAACGGATAACTTAGTTAAATATTTACAAAAACATCCTGAATTAGATTTAGCGGATGTGGCGTATACCTTGCAGGTGGGGCGTAAGGAATTTAATTATCGTCGCATGGTAGTAGGGAAAGATGTTGCAGGTATTGCGATCGCTCTTGAGTCCAGAAATCCTCAACGAGTTTTAACTCATTGTACCCAACAGGAACGTTATTCAATTGTGTTTATGTTTCCTGGACAAGGTTCTCAGTATGTCAATATGGGTAAAGAACTGTATGAAACTGAACCTGTATTTCGTGAGTGGATTGATCGCTGTTGTCAATTATTAGAACCTGAATTGGGTTTAGATTTGCGATCGCTATTGTATCCCGTAGGGGCGATTCACGAATCGCCCTTACCCAATTCGCCCCTACAGCAAACTGAAATCACCCAACCAGCTTTATTTGTAATTGAATATGCCTTAGCTCAATTGTGGATGTCTTGGGGAATTAAACCCGAAGCTGCCATCGGACATAGTATTGGGGAATATGTAGCTGCAACTATTGCAGGTGTGATGTCTTTAGAAGATGCCCTGCATTTAGTCGCACGAAGGGGTAAGTTAATTCAGCAGATGCCTCCAGGTTCGATGTTGGCGGTTTCTTTATCGGAGACAGAAGTATCGTCCCTACTTAATGATGAATTATCCCTAGCTGCTAGCAATGCTCCTAATTTGTGTGTCATTTCAGGTAGCCACGAAGCGATCGCAAAACTGCAAAATCAACTCAATGAGCAAGGAATTGAATGCCGTCATCTCCATACCTCTCATGCTTTTCATTCCTCAATGATGAATGATGCGATCGCGCCTTTTCAACAGGAAGTTGCTAAAGTTAAATTAAATCCGCCTCAAATGCCTTTTATTTCCTGTGTTACAGGAACTTGGATCACCGCAGCGGAGGCAACAGAGCCTCATTATTGGGCAAAACATATTAGGGAAACAGTTCGTTTTGCTACGGGAGTTAATAAATTATTACAAGATTCTCATCAAATTCTACTAGAAGTCGGTGCAGGAAGAACTTTATCTACTTTGGTTAGACGCAATTTTTCTCAAGCAACAGGGCAAATCGTTTTGTCTTCCTTACCTCATCCCAAGGAACAAGTTTCGGATAATGCTTTTATCTTAAATATGTTGGGTAGGTTGTGGCTGGCAGGAGTAGAAATTGATTGGTGCAATTTTTCTGCTCATCAAAAGCGTCGGCGAGTACCTTTACCTACCTATCCTTTTGAACGTCAACGTTATTGGATCGATAGTAAAGAGGCAGGGGTACAGAAAAGCCGAGGTGCAGAGGAGAATATCTCTAAAAAAATCAATATTTCTGATTGGTTTTATGTTCCTACTTGGAAAAGTGTACCTTTAGTTCAAACAAATAATCTTAGTCAAGAAAGATATTTAGTTTTTGTAGATAGTTCGGGAATTGGTGAACAAATAGTTGAACAATTAAGGCGAAACGGAACAGAAGTAAGTGCTGTATATTGTGGAGACAAGTTTAGCCAAGATGATCGTAACTATAAGATTAATCCCACTAATCCAGAAGATTATCATTGTCTGTTAGAAGCAATCTCCCTTACAAACAACATACCCACCAAAATTATCTACTTGTGGAGTTTTTTACCCCCTCGCGCTAGCGAACGTTCTCTCCCTATCTCCCTATCTCCCAGTCATCCCTACACCCAATCTTTCTACAGTCTTATCTACCTCACTCAAGCACTCGAACAAGAACAACCCAAGCACAAAATTCAAATTGTGATTGGTACAAATAATCTTTATGACATCATTGGCAATGAAACCTTGTTTTATGAACAAGCAACCTTATTAGGTGCGCTCAAAGTAATTTCCCAAGAGTATGCTTACCTCAATTGTCGTCAAGTGGATTTTGTTATCTCAGAATCGAAGCCAAATTCCTCGATCAAACAATTAATTACAGAATGTACCACTGATAGCAAAGATCGAATTGTTGCTTATCGAGGTAATCGTCGTTGGGTACAAACTTTTGAGCCAATTCCCCTTGCTAAAAATACTCAGGAAAAATCAAAGTTACGACAAAAAGGCGTTTATTTAATTACAGGCGGAATGGGCGGTGTTGGCTTAGTTTTAGCTGAATATCTAGCTCGTACCGTCCAAGCTAAACTTATTTTATTAGGACGTTCTCAATTACCTGCTAAAGATACTTGGGATGAATGGTTAAGCACTCATAATGCAGAAAATTCTCTTAGCCAAAAAATGCTCAAAATTAGAGATTTAGAGGCTTTAGGCGCAGAAGTGTTACCCCTGACGGCAGATATCTGCGATCGCACCTCTATGCAAAAGGCGATCGCTCTTGCTTTAAAACGTTTTGGTAATATCAATGGAGTTATTCATGCTGCTGGTGTAGCTGGTGGTGGCATCATTCAATTAAAAACACCAGAGGTAGCTGAGAATGTCTTTGCGCCGAAAGTAACAGGAACATTAATTCTTAATAAGGTTTTAGCAGAAATAGACTTGGATTTTCTCGTGCTTTGTTCTTCTCTTAGTTCTGTTGTAGGAGGATTTGGACAGGCTGATTATTCTGGGGCGAATGCTTTTTTAGATGTTTTCGCTCGTTGTAATCATAGTAATTGCCATACAGTAGCTATTAATTGGGATGCTTGGCAGGAAGTTGGGATGGCAGTAAATACCGAAATTCCCCCAGAAATGAAGCAATGGCAAGCAGATAATCTCAAAAATGGATTGTTGTCTGCTGAAGCAGTAGATGTATTTGAGCGTGCTTTAAGCAGTGAGTTGGCACAAGTGATTGTCTCGACTCAAGATTTAGCCACAGTAATCGAGCAAAACAATAATTTTCTGGCTACTTATATTCAAAAACCTGATTCTATCCCTGCTGCTGCTCAAAATCCGAGTAAAAATTATGTTGCTCCTAGTAACAAAATTGAAAAAACTATTGCAAAAATTTGGCAAGAAGTGATAGGGTTTGAAAAGATTGGAATTCATGACAACTTTTTTGAGTTAGGCGGGCATTCTCTGCTTGCTGTGCAGGTTACTGCGCGCTTAAGAGAGGTTTTTCAACTAGATTTGCCCTTGCGGACACTTCTGTTTGAAGCTCCTACCATTGGTCAACTAGCTGTTGCTATAGCGAATCAAATCACGCCAGCAGCAGAAAGTGAAGAAATTGAACAATTATTAGCAGAAATCGAGAGTCTTTCGCCCGAAGAACTCGAACAAGAACTTGCCCAAAAATCTTAA